One genomic segment of Rhodohalobacter mucosus includes these proteins:
- a CDS encoding aldo/keto reductase translates to MQFKTAQGLDIPEIGLGTYKLYGKECKRVVTEAINLGYRHIDTAQMYKNEQEIGDAIRSSKVDRGDLFLATKVWHTNLEHDDVLQTVEDSLRALQTPYVDLLLIHWPNKMYPLEKTLEALMVLRDQGKAQAVGICNFPMDLTRKVVEDLRIPIFTNQVEYHPFLAQFDLLDYSYDHDFLITAYSPLAQGEVFQNETLKKIGEEHGKTAGQVSLRWLIEQENVIAIPKASSADHLKENLDIYDFELTDEQFETIDEIEKNRRLVNPSFAPDWGS, encoded by the coding sequence ATGCAGTTTAAAACAGCTCAGGGGTTAGATATCCCTGAAATAGGGCTTGGTACTTATAAACTTTACGGAAAAGAATGCAAGAGGGTCGTTACTGAAGCAATTAATTTGGGCTACAGGCATATCGATACGGCTCAAATGTATAAAAACGAACAGGAGATCGGGGATGCGATCCGTTCTTCAAAAGTGGACCGCGGGGACCTGTTTCTGGCAACCAAGGTATGGCACACCAACCTGGAACACGATGATGTGCTTCAGACGGTGGAAGACAGCCTGAGGGCGCTTCAAACCCCCTATGTCGACCTATTGCTGATCCACTGGCCGAATAAAATGTATCCTCTCGAAAAGACACTGGAAGCGCTCATGGTGCTCCGTGATCAAGGCAAGGCACAAGCCGTGGGCATCTGCAATTTCCCAATGGATCTGACGCGTAAAGTGGTTGAAGACCTGCGGATACCGATCTTTACAAATCAGGTTGAATATCACCCCTTTCTGGCCCAGTTCGATCTGCTGGATTATTCCTACGATCATGATTTTCTGATTACGGCCTACAGTCCGCTTGCCCAGGGTGAGGTATTCCAGAATGAAACGCTCAAAAAAATCGGTGAAGAGCATGGCAAAACTGCCGGACAGGTATCGCTTCGCTGGCTTATTGAGCAGGAAAATGTGATTGCCATACCTAAAGCATCGAGTGCAGATCATCTAAAGGAGAATCTTGATATCTATGATTTTGAACTGACCGATGAGCAGTTTGAAACGATCGATGAGATTGAAAAAAACCGGCGCCTCGTCAACCCCAGCTTTGCTCCCGACTGGGGATCGTGA